From one Physeter macrocephalus isolate SW-GA chromosome 18, ASM283717v5, whole genome shotgun sequence genomic stretch:
- the LOC112064949 gene encoding caveolin-3-like, with the protein MQRTGCWFPEVDFEDVIAEPVGTYSFDGVWKVSYTTFTVSKYWCYRLLSTLLGVPLALLWGFLFACISFCHIWAVVPCIKSYLIEIQCISHIYSLCIRTFCNPLFAALGQVCGNIKVMLRKEV; encoded by the exons ATGCAGAGGACAGGCTGCTGGTTtccagag gtGGATTTCGAAGACGTGATCGCGGAGCCCGTGGGCACGTACAGCTTTGATGGCGTGTGGAAGGTGAGCTACACCACCTTCACCGTCTCCAAGTACTGGTGCTACCGCCTGCTATCCACGCTGCTGGGGGTCCCGCTGGCCCTGCTCTGGGGCTTCCTGTTCGCCTGCATCTCCTTCTGCCACATCTGGGCGGTGGTGCCCTGCATCAAGAGCTACCTGATCGAGATCCAGTGCATCAGCCACATCTACTCGCTCTGCATCCGCACCTTCTGCAACCCGCTCTTCGCTGCCCTGGGCCAGGTCTGCGGCAACATCAAGGTGATGCTGCGGAAAGAAGTGTGA
- the CAV3 gene encoding caveolin-3 — MMAEEHTDLEAQIVKDIHFKEIDLVNRDPKNINEDIVKVDFEDVIAEPVGTYSFDGVWKVSYTTFTVSKYWCYRLLSTLLGVPLALLWGFLFACISFCHIWAVVPCIKSYLIEIQCISHIYSLCIRTFCNPLFAALGQVCGNIKVMLRKEV; from the exons ATGATGGCCGAGGAGCACACAGACCTGGAGGCCCAGATCGTCAAGGACATTCACTTCAAGGAGATCGACCTGGTGAACCGGGACCCCAAGAACATTAACGAGGACATAGTGAAG gtGGATTTCGAAGACGTGATCGCGGAGCCCGTGGGCACGTACAGCTTTGATGGCGTGTGGAAGGTGAGCTACACCACCTTCACCGTCTCCAAGTACTGGTGCTACCGCCTGCTATCCACGCTGCTGGGGGTCCCGCTGGCCCTGCTCTGGGGCTTCCTGTTCGCCTGCATCTCCTTCTGCCACATCTGGGCGGTGGTGCCCTGCATCAAGAGCTACCTGATCGAGATCCAGTGCATCAGCCACATCTACTCGCTGTGCATCCGCACCTTCTGCAACCCGCTCTTCGCTGCCCTGGGCCAGGTCTGCGGCAACATCAAGGTGATGCTGCGGAAAGAAGTGTGA